The genomic interval ctgcatattaaacagagtgagactataggcgctgctcgGAAAAGCTTAATGTGATtaggtcaagtttttgaaatatcatatatggatctagttcatgaaacttggacattagagttatcaagttttatgaacatcctgcctgagtttgaggtcatatgaccaaggtcaatggtcatttagggtcaatgaactttggccatgttgggggtatttgtttaattaccaaataaatttaaaattttatggatctacatgtagctcataaaacttggacatacatgtaagagtaatcaagtatcactgaacatcctgcccgagtttcagaacacataaggtcaaaggtcatttagggtcaatacattttggccatgttgggggtatatgttgaattaccaagTTGTAACTTTaatagtttatggatctacatgtaaatgtacagtagatcataaaacttggacatatgagTAATCTAATACCACTAAACGTCTTGTGTGAGTTTCAAATCACATTGacccaagttcaaaggtcatttaaggtcaattgAATttagccatgttggggtaatcaTTGAAtcgccatcataactttgaaagtttatggatatagttcatgaaatgtggacatctaggggtaataaaatattactgaacatcttacacaagtcttaggtcacatgatcaaggtcaaatatccgTTAgccttagggtcaacgaacgtAGCTTATTTTTATATGGattgtgtttttgtgaataattatttgatagttgtTTTCAGAGTCAGCATTGCTGccatattgaattgcgtaatgtagatgagactgccagaggtgctctAATTATAAGATTAAGTtgataatgattttcttttagaggatttttttttaatatttgaaaattgacaGTGAACAAAACTTGAGTCATCTTCTTATCATTTTGACAATTCCTAAATCTTCCACCATGATACACATTCTTCAGTCCATGATGAGCAACATACTCAGATTCAGTCCATCCAGGGGGGTGTTTCTCAAAGATTAATAGAGTCACACTTTATGCTGacgcgtacatgtacatgatatgcaatgcTCAATCTATTGATCAATTGATACGCAGTAGTGTGTGCCCTCTTCACATggtctgaccaatgcggtcatgcctgtTATACTGGACGCAATTAGGCATTTACTGTAAGTGAGACTctattaaatctttgtgaaacaccctcctgATGTTAACTCATCAAGTGGATTTCGATTGAacaagacaccgttctcattctaaaactggtttactggaaaccggttcaggaaactagtttggaagatcgctttgccagCTTTCCAATTTGATCACCCAAAAGTGGTTTCCAAAACCACTTTAAGTAaagtggtcttgttgctatgggaaccctctcagtggggtgacatgcttcgtgcaaaatttgaaaccacAGTGTAGAGTAGCATGCtcgaaatgtgcgaagatcgcttccagaagaacggttgtgtcctcacgctatTTCCactttaacgaggcaaagcgatcttcaaaactacatcgcgaggtggttttctgaacctgTGTGGAAGATCGCTCCCAAGACTGCTGCGACCATTCTCATTAGAAGTTAAACTAGTTTCccctatttttttataaaagaagtgtccagtaaactagttttaggacagTAATGAGAATGGTGTCCAAGTAAAGAAGTAAATTTGAGGGAAGCACTCCAATAAAAGCTTGCCCAAATCCATCTCTCCTCAAAGATTATATGGTAAAGCCAGTTTTGTGATATTACTTCTCCCATACATTATGTACTGTCAAGTTTATAGACTTCCATTTTTTCAGAAATTTGTGATGAATTTTAATTTATAAATGCTCTGTAAAAATAAATCCTGATAAAGTGGCTGtggaatatgtacatgtagggcttACCCATACCTATAACATGGGCATATAAAGTGTGGGTAATGCCTATTAATCTGCCAAATTAGGcactacagtgtacatgtacatgtacagggtGAAAATTGAAAACTCTTGTTTCCTTTCATGAATTGTAATTAACTTTCATTGATAATGTTTCTCacatttttttgctttcacCAAAACCAACTGGAATTCAGCATAGATTCCCCTCTATTAAAGACACCACCAAGGCTGTATATTCAcaacttatttattttttctttatttctatttgcAGGTTATTTCGTGTATGATTTTCTAGACATGCTTGCATATAAGAAAATCTCCAGTTCGTGGCCTTTACTACTTCATCATATTGTTGTAAGTATTTTTGTAGAATTCAGAACCACTTTTTATaacaaaaacagaaataaaacaaGCATGGATTTCAGCTAAAGGCTTGTACTATACCTGCACAGAATAATTTGCATCAAGATTTGCAGtacttagaatttttttttaaagctgaaAAAATTGGTTTAACTTGGCATTGATTCAACTAGTGTGAAAAGTAGTTTGGCTGCCATATCAAAGTGAAATATACGGTTTTGTTAGTAATGGGAATGGAATGAgttcgtgaaaattgaaaagaactTGAACGTGAACAATTGTTCATGCTCAAGGCCCACCATGCATGAGTGaactacacattttttttcagaggaaTTTGCACAAGGAGTGGTTTGTATGTAATGTGTTGTAGTTTTAGcgtctacatgtactgtacatagaCTAACAATAACAATTGTGTTAATAAAAGACCTGAGCTACGAATggtagaaagaaaggaagaccAATCATCTGTAGGCCTACTCAGTTGTGGCTTGTgggaaaatggggggggggggggggacaaatgTTGCATTTTCTCTTGGAGGCTTTTTGGAGCCAAATTAGGTCTTCATAGATTGAGGGAACTCCTTTTCTTTACCAAACAAAATTGATACACTTCATATGCCCCCCTTGATTTATGAAATCTTAGATCCCCTTCCCTATAATTAAATTCAGAAATGTTTCTTTGAACATTTTGGGGGGATATACACATCATAAATTTTAGGGTTGATAGTTTTTGTGTAATATATCGTCGGTCcatctgtacatgtacatgtacattttgttgCATGATGATGATTTCAACCATCattcatttgaaattttaatgattttgtcaACAATTGCTATATAATCTACCTCTTtttccatttctctctctctctctccagaTATTCACATGTTTTGGGGTAGCCTTGTACTACCAGCACTACATAGGCTATGCAGTGGTGGCGCTCATGGCAGAAGTCAACAGTATATTCCTTCATTTACGGCAGCTCTTACTCATGAACAGCTATCCCAAGTCATCGACGACCTACATAGTCAACAGCATCGTCAATGTGATAACGTATATCATGTTCCGTTTCGGTGTGCTGATCTGGATGGCTTGGTGGTTGTCCCAGCACACGCAGGACTTACCAATCACGATGAGCCTTCTGGCTGGCTGTGGACTAACGATCATGATCACTGTAAACTTTGTGCTTTTCCTAAGACTCCTTGTCAGTGACTTCTTTTCAAATAGTGGTTACAAGGATGTCTTAGACAAATAAGCTTCCGTTTCTCCATGTTATCCATCTCaacaattcttttttatatgatgaatatacatgtacacaccatcCTGGTCTAAACTGATATTCATATTCAGttgtcatattatttttatatgatttttatgagaaactCTTTATGCATTCACCATGTGGCATATGAGAAGGTGTGGAATGTGTTGGGCAATTGTATGcacatattaattatttttaattagaaCTGCTCACATAAAGTGCAAATGTGTGATGTCATCatcctttatttttatatggaaatTTGTTTAATGATCATATTTGGTACATGCAGCACATGATGACAAGCCTCTACTCACCAAATTTGGCATGGTTCTTGTTGGCTCAAGGTAGTCACAATACGCGATTAGCCCCATTGAGGCCAATCTAAATTGGCCTGGTTGAGGACAGTTTGATGTCAAtagggctacatgtacatgtttgacCATCATTAATAGATTCCCACCCAACTTTGGGCTGTAGAAGTTTGTCTTTTTATCATGCTCAACATGGTATCCATAtgctgaaatacaaaaaaaaaagcattcagAATTGTGATGTCATATTGCTTCAGTACTCTAATGTGAATGGGAAAGTGAGTGCCTGTCGGAGAAATTGGGTATATTTGTACTGTGTTTGTGATCATGAGATTGTTAATGGCATGTTTACATGTTTGTCATTCAGAGTAATTGTATTAATGGAAGCAGGAAGTGATCTGTTGGTTTACGTTGAACCCAGCAGTGATTCCAAATTACTTCAACCATACAGTAGTTTGATTATTGAATTTATATGATGTGTGTATGTGATATTGATGCTTTGAAAGAATATAACTGCCTTTGAATGAAAAACTAATAATCtttaaaacaataattgaaGAAAACATACGTGTATCGTTAATCTGGTGTATCAGGTATACAGTATCAGACCTGGGGATAAGAATAAGACAGCtataatttaaagaatgaaaagacTGAGTTGAAGATTAAATCTGAGAGTTTGAAAATGGAGAAATTTAACAAGTTACTATTTTGAAGCAAGGATAATTTTTTATATTAGTAGAACTTGAAATGTTGCATTAGATTGATAATTCATTAAATCCCCCGCAGTAAAGtcaagaaaattgaattttgaagaaattgggTATTAGTCATTTGAAGAATGCAGTGCTTTATGCCAGGGATCAGAGGTGCTCTCAGTGCTCAGAGCGGCTCTCTTTCATTCCCTAATGTTTTATCTTTAATAGTGAGGGTTTGTGATGAAAAGATTGCCAGATTCCATGTGAAAGGCCTGGATCTGACTCTTGGTGAGATGTCTGAATATTCTCTGTAGGTCTTCATCATTGAGAAACCACATGAATATAAATGTATCATGTGGTGTAAGGAGCTTACAAGACATTTCATTACTTTCACTGTTTGTGCCACATAGTTATGTGCCATACCCAATGTTTTCAAGAaaattgatacatatttttttcttgaaataaactttaaaagatGTTCACATTAACACACCCACAAGTActtaatttttcatattattcagttcagaaaaaaaatctaatgaaaagaaaattgtaaacagtttacatattaatttaatttataaATTATAAATGACATTGAAATTGCAGATttaattgaaatggaaagaaacaAATTTGTGAATCAAAGCTGGAAGCCACTTGGAGGAGATCCATTCTCAACTGCCTGACGAAACATTGCCATGTCATCAAGTGTACAATTTATACCCCAATTTGACAATAACATACAATTACACTGCTGTGAAGCTGCCTTGAGTTTAGGTTTGAGTTTGAGTCTGCTGTTTCACACATCAAGCATGGATCTGCATACCCTGTAGCCTCATTGTTCAGACCTTGTTACAGATTATGACTGAGAAGGGTTTGTGTTTGAAGACTAAGAATCTCTTGTTTATGATATGACTGTGTTTTGTCTTGAACATTCATAATTAATCACCAGCTGTGAAGGATGGATCTCTGGCTATGATGACCTACTACACATGCCATGCACCTGTTCTACTGTCGTCCTTCAAGACACTGGCAATTATCTGATATTTGTCTGTGCTGTCATGTTGATATACTTGTGAAAACATCGTAATCATTTACCTTGGGAGTAAGACTAATTATTCAGATCATATACTTTTATTCTTGTGATATTTACTTGTGGGAAAATAATAGGGTTATTATTTTGAGGTTTGAATATTCCAAAATTTTGTTATTCTTGAACATGTAAATTGCATATATACCAAGATGTATGTCTGTCCGAAGATGAAAAGGGGTTCATTAATCTGAACATTTATGGCATTGTAATCCGACAGAAATTGGGTTTGTTATTCTTAACATAAGGTTTTTAATCTGACAATAAAATAAGGTTTGTTATTCCAAAGGTGCAATAGTGGGAAAATTGAATAAGGTTCACTAATTCGAAGATATGATATTGCAAAAATGAAAAGCTGGTAAGGTTTGTTTAATAGACCTACCTTATCAACtataaaccattttttttcctttctgcaATCATAGAGCTTTGCTGCAATTTACCATTCAGTTGTTGATTTTATGTGGTATATTAATTACACCCCGTAAAcatggttttttttcttggcgATAGGGTTTAGACAGGAACGGGGATTACAAGTTGGCCATTTGTATTATAAACTGCATTTATATACATCAATGTTTTgaaactggtgggtgtttcataaagctgtcgtaagttaagagtgactttaagaacgactggtgatcctttctttcttgtacatgtaaatgatattcaccattaaatgttcattggtgattatttagtgcgtaagaaaggttcaccagtcgttcaagaagttgctcttaacttacaaacagctttatcaAACACCCACAAGGAGATTCAGCTGAATCAAGCCTGGACATTATTCATTTCCATGCTCTTCTTCAAGTCCATTCCCTGGAGAACTAATCCATTAACTTGTTGTCTTATTCATGCACTTTGCATGTTAGCATTTACAAAATAACAGAGAATGACACAATGCCATTGGCTGACTATACTGCAAGAATccaaatcattttcattatgtaCCTCAAAGCCTTCAATATTCTATTCTCGCTGTTAAAACGCACAAAGGAAAAAAACACTTTTCCTGagtaaaaatgtatttagtaTCATGAGACTAATGCAATGATACTCATGGTACATGTATTCTCTTGCTGCGGTGGCAAATGTGTTTTAATGCACTCCAATTTAGTGCAGATTAaataatgtatgtattttgattAATTGGTAATTTCTAGCAATTTTTAGGTACTACATCAAATGAAGATATTTCTGAAGAAACTTATTTTAAATAATTCTTTgatagtaaaatgatttttgaTAGACATTAAAGCTACATGAaagttttgaaattattattaatgtttctGAGTTTTAACTTCAATACTGCcatatgttcatttatttgataGTACACAACTGATCTAAAAACAATAGTGTTTACATGTTGACCTTATTGGTACTCCAAGCAGTATATTATTAACCGtgtcagacatctgagcagggcaactttaATACAATATTGCCTGCTTATGACTGTGGTCAAATGGTCGGTCAATAAGTTTCCAGTTGTTTATCCAAGGATTcaatttattgcccgctcaggatAATCtgagaaaatgcgtggaaatgtTGCGGGCAATAAGGCAGAGCTAACATCCGGGTATTCTATGTGTTTTTGTACGCATCCTTGAATTGCGCAGTGCTATACGTCACAATGTTTATCAAGTtgagacaacgctggatactACCTGCCCAGGCCAGGGTCgcgtcatttcaattacgtcacaatggtatagttcagaggcccagtctgctcaacatgacaAAGTAAATTACCATTCTTAAACTCTAAGATATctaaattttaacgatttttgctctagatgtctgatttggttaataatagcaatattgtctggcctgggggcgaaaggacatatattgccctcactaaattgatatcaccctcgtctaTGACTCGGGCGATTtaaatctagtttgggcgatatatgtTGTATCGCCCCAATGCCatatatgtcgtatcgccccaaggtcagtcaatattgctttattataaCCATTTTTCTGTTCCAACCAACCAAAATCATAACCATATAAACCTGTATCTTCTTGCACGGGAAATGTAAAATTCAAACTCaaaatttcatatattattgTTCTGTGATCAGTGTGATACCATAAATCACAAAAAGCTCCATGtacttatttttgtatttctttatatctcataattttcttgagtaaatataaaat from Lytechinus pictus isolate F3 Inbred chromosome 2, Lp3.0, whole genome shotgun sequence carries:
- the LOC129254535 gene encoding TLC domain-containing protein 2-like; this translates as MDQIESNLRRHVEAGLNEVPAVWSVVLYTLFGSVLGFQCYNQALNYVPAPDKYSGGNRFKWRNVMASFLHAFLTGTGSLYCLYTSPFILDDLIHNFTPFSEILVSLSTGYFVYDFLDMLAYKKISSSWPLLLHHIVIFTCFGVALYYQHYIGYAVVALMAEVNSIFLHLRQLLLMNSYPKSSTTYIVNSIVNVITYIMFRFGVLIWMAWWLSQHTQDLPITMSLLAGCGLTIMITVNFVLFLRLLVSDFFSNSGYKDVLDK